In the genome of Telluria beijingensis, one region contains:
- a CDS encoding MBL fold metallo-hydrolase, which produces MWSRYASIVSLGLAALSPFHAQAESPAPAQWVTLGTVGGPIVHADQAQISNALVVGDAVYLFDLGSGVLRQAAAANIPLRQLRAVFLSHHHPDHNADLGPVMLAKWLRGRQEPMPIVGPRGTQRLVNGIVDGNAATEDASYAVQGPANLPLASAFRAQDLPDLMEEPQLVYEDDRIRVLSISVEHYEVPPSAPIAKERRPLAVAFRVETAGKVYVYSGDTGPTRRLARLAKGADVLVTEVVHPEAIADYLRKTLKGASADFADGAADRMRKSHLTPQDIGKIAAEAGVQSVVLTHFVPALGTQSDPNIFTRGISPAYTGPVSLAKDLDRF; this is translated from the coding sequence ATGTGGTCCCGTTATGCAAGCATCGTTTCCCTGGGCCTGGCGGCCTTGAGTCCGTTTCATGCACAGGCCGAATCGCCAGCGCCGGCGCAGTGGGTGACGTTGGGGACCGTGGGCGGTCCGATCGTCCACGCCGACCAGGCGCAGATTTCCAATGCGCTGGTCGTGGGCGATGCGGTGTACCTGTTCGATCTCGGAAGTGGCGTATTGCGCCAGGCGGCGGCCGCCAACATCCCCTTGCGCCAGTTGCGCGCGGTGTTCCTGTCGCACCACCATCCCGACCATAACGCCGACCTGGGCCCGGTCATGCTGGCCAAGTGGCTGCGCGGCAGGCAGGAGCCGATGCCGATCGTCGGTCCACGCGGCACGCAGCGCCTTGTTAATGGCATCGTGGACGGGAATGCGGCGACCGAAGACGCCTCGTATGCGGTACAAGGGCCGGCCAACTTGCCGCTGGCGTCGGCCTTCCGTGCCCAGGACCTGCCGGACCTGATGGAGGAGCCCCAGCTGGTGTATGAAGACGACAGGATCCGGGTGCTCAGCATCAGCGTGGAACATTACGAGGTGCCGCCATCGGCGCCGATCGCCAAAGAACGTCGGCCGCTGGCGGTGGCGTTCCGGGTCGAGACCGCAGGCAAGGTCTACGTCTATTCGGGCGACACCGGACCGACGCGCAGGCTGGCGCGGCTGGCGAAGGGAGCGGACGTCCTGGTGACCGAAGTCGTGCATCCCGAAGCCATCGCTGACTATCTGCGCAAGACCTTGAAAGGCGCGTCGGCCGATTTCGCCGATGGCGCGGCCGACCGCATGCGCAAGAGCCACCTCACGCCGCAGGATATCGGGAAGATCGCGGCCGAGGCGGGCGTCCAATCGGTCGTGCTGACGCATTTCGTGCCGGCCCTGGGTACCCAGTCCGACCCGAACATCTTCACCCGCGGTATTTCGCCTGCCTATACGGGCCCCGTCTCGCTGGCCAAGGACCTGGACCGTTTCTGA
- a CDS encoding MFS transporter codes for MTAAVSTPARAGWRQGWILVFSGFLPVMAILALAPTLPTLMAHFGEVPYASVMVPLLVTAPSAGIALFAPAAGVIADRFGRRRLMLGGMVLYGVGGLIPLFIDNFWAVVAGRVVIGLGEAGLLTAVNTLLADYYEEKERHRWLALQGVVGSLLGSLTIAGSGFLAAQGWQWPFLVYAVSIPIFLGSLMYLFEPAPRQPAVVRQSAPAAAAPFPYLVAAAVCGVTVLLSTLYYVQVINFSLLLRELGIVDPKAIGLRTALPSLGVPLGAILFILTVRFGARMQILLVFGGFAIGLCGIGLAPDYRVALGFAFIQQVASGIIVPALISWAQGRFDFEHRGRGMGWWSSSFFVAQFLSPAVVNLVRVQVGSLQAAFLVFGLVAAAGAVAVLVLHLKMPMPRRPRSA; via the coding sequence ATGACGGCGGCGGTTTCCACACCGGCGCGGGCCGGATGGCGTCAGGGCTGGATCCTGGTGTTCTCGGGCTTCCTCCCAGTGATGGCGATCCTGGCGCTGGCCCCGACCTTGCCGACCCTGATGGCGCACTTCGGCGAAGTGCCTTACGCGAGCGTCATGGTGCCGCTGCTGGTCACCGCGCCGAGCGCCGGCATCGCGCTGTTCGCTCCCGCCGCGGGCGTGATCGCCGACCGCTTCGGCCGCCGCCGGCTGATGCTGGGCGGTATGGTGTTGTATGGAGTCGGTGGCCTGATCCCGCTCTTCATCGACAACTTCTGGGCGGTGGTGGCCGGGCGCGTGGTCATCGGCCTCGGCGAAGCAGGGCTGCTGACCGCCGTGAATACCCTGCTGGCGGACTACTACGAAGAGAAGGAAAGGCACCGCTGGCTGGCGCTCCAGGGCGTCGTCGGCTCGCTGCTGGGAAGCCTGACGATCGCGGGCTCGGGCTTCCTGGCGGCCCAGGGCTGGCAGTGGCCGTTCCTGGTGTACGCGGTGTCGATACCGATCTTCCTGGGCAGCCTGATGTACCTGTTCGAACCGGCGCCGCGACAGCCTGCCGTCGTTCGACAAAGCGCGCCGGCGGCGGCCGCGCCGTTTCCCTACCTGGTCGCGGCCGCGGTATGTGGCGTCACGGTGCTGCTGTCGACGCTCTACTATGTCCAGGTCATCAATTTCTCGCTGCTGCTCAGGGAGCTGGGCATCGTCGATCCGAAGGCGATCGGCCTGCGCACCGCGCTGCCCAGCCTGGGCGTGCCGCTCGGCGCCATCCTGTTCATCCTGACCGTCCGCTTCGGTGCGCGCATGCAGATCCTGCTGGTGTTCGGTGGCTTCGCCATCGGCCTGTGCGGCATCGGCCTGGCGCCCGATTACAGGGTGGCGCTCGGGTTCGCGTTCATCCAGCAGGTCGCCAGCGGCATCATCGTGCCGGCACTGATCTCGTGGGCGCAGGGCAGGTTCGACTTCGAGCACCGGGGACGCGGCATGGGGTGGTGGTCGAGCTCCTTCTTCGTGGCCCAGTTCCTGTCGCCCGCCGTGGTCAACCTGGTGCGGGTCCAGGTGGGCAGCCTGCAGGCGGCCTTCCTGGTGTTCGGACTGGTGGCGGCCGCCGGCGCCGTGGCTGTCCTCGTGCTGCACCTGAAGATGCCGATGCCCCGCAGGCCCCGTTCGGCCTGA
- a CDS encoding TonB-dependent receptor, translating into MHNPNLNRMARLLASAGLLTAVVPAFADVPDQAGSDAKHGLQEVVVTAQKVAQSASKTPIALSVIGAEELKSAGIHEARSLAAAIPNVHIGQESGKLQIAIRGVSSLDMTPKGDPSTSFNLDGANVPRPEAQMGAFFDVDRIEVLRGPQGTLYGRNATAGAINVITARPEYRLGGSASVELGNYGTRRVDGAVNLPVNDVLALRAAISVNRHDTYYNPGPNTDIPLADQDDRAARLHALATFSKDTTLLLTAETSRMKGGGATPIPMMNFFDGTQVDNLPLSPMGIGNNIANPVYVDRGATTQLTPSLRFASPDAYSDNRAHSLRGEFGTRVGSVGLTYQLARLKTDIGGLHNGTYFGFPFNSDVSGDSSALSHELRLNSTGNGPLRWVAGLYAFDEDIDQSMTHYTYAVTPGGPRTITVPYLPHVNNKSKAAFGQATYSLRDDTRLTVGLRRTIDEKSGSDPLAGVVAAPGQSASTGAYDIAVKYTDTSWKLGLDHDLMPGLLAFASVSTGYKAGGFNDKKNAGTYRPEGLKAYEAGVKGRLLDNRLQLAASYFYYDYTDMQLTATVCTSPDPTSCGSVTTNAANSTVKGLELEATAMIGENGTLRANAALTRARFDAYRPNATRDWSGESLDRAPETTLGLGYTHYFPLDSGAELSATVGTRYSAAYLISDPSAGIRYRQPSHTKSELTLGYRAPGDRYTIQLFAKNLENEITIESRVPGSFFVGDPRTFGLRASTTF; encoded by the coding sequence ATGCATAACCCGAACCTCAACCGAATGGCGCGCCTGCTCGCATCCGCCGGCCTGCTCACCGCCGTCGTGCCTGCATTTGCGGACGTACCCGATCAAGCCGGCAGCGACGCCAAGCACGGCCTGCAGGAAGTCGTCGTCACCGCCCAGAAGGTCGCGCAGTCGGCCAGCAAGACGCCGATCGCACTCTCGGTGATCGGCGCCGAGGAACTGAAGTCGGCCGGCATCCACGAGGCGCGCTCCCTCGCCGCGGCGATCCCGAACGTCCACATCGGCCAGGAGAGCGGCAAGCTGCAGATCGCGATCCGCGGCGTCTCGAGCCTGGACATGACGCCCAAGGGCGATCCGTCGACCTCGTTCAACCTCGACGGCGCCAACGTGCCGCGGCCAGAAGCGCAGATGGGCGCCTTCTTCGACGTCGACCGCATCGAAGTGCTGCGCGGCCCGCAGGGCACGCTGTACGGGCGCAATGCCACCGCGGGTGCGATCAACGTCATCACGGCGCGGCCCGAGTACCGGCTGGGCGGCTCGGCCAGCGTCGAACTGGGCAACTACGGCACGCGCCGCGTCGACGGCGCAGTGAACCTTCCGGTCAACGACGTACTCGCCCTGCGCGCGGCGATCAGCGTCAACCGCCACGACACGTACTACAACCCCGGCCCCAACACCGACATCCCGCTCGCGGACCAGGACGACCGCGCCGCGCGCCTGCATGCGCTGGCCACGTTCAGCAAGGACACGACGCTGTTGCTGACCGCCGAGACGAGCCGGATGAAGGGCGGCGGCGCGACGCCGATCCCGATGATGAACTTTTTTGACGGCACCCAGGTCGACAACCTGCCGCTATCGCCCATGGGCATCGGTAACAATATCGCGAATCCGGTCTACGTCGACCGCGGCGCCACCACCCAGCTCACGCCATCGCTGCGCTTCGCATCGCCCGACGCCTACAGCGACAACCGCGCCCACTCGCTGCGTGGTGAATTCGGTACCCGCGTGGGATCGGTCGGCCTCACCTACCAGCTGGCGCGCCTGAAGACGGACATCGGCGGCCTGCACAACGGCACCTACTTCGGCTTCCCGTTCAACTCCGACGTCAGCGGCGATTCGTCGGCCCTCTCGCACGAGCTGCGCCTGAACTCCACCGGCAACGGCCCGCTGCGCTGGGTCGCCGGCCTGTATGCCTTCGACGAGGATATCGACCAGTCGATGACGCACTACACGTATGCGGTGACGCCGGGCGGCCCGCGCACCATCACGGTGCCCTATCTGCCGCATGTGAACAACAAATCGAAGGCCGCGTTCGGCCAGGCCACCTACAGCCTGCGCGACGATACCAGGCTGACCGTGGGCCTGCGCCGTACCATCGACGAGAAGTCCGGCTCGGATCCGCTCGCGGGCGTCGTCGCCGCACCCGGGCAGTCGGCCAGCACCGGCGCCTATGACATCGCGGTCAAGTACACCGACACCAGCTGGAAGCTCGGCCTGGACCACGACTTGATGCCGGGTTTGCTGGCCTTTGCCAGTGTGTCGACCGGCTACAAGGCGGGCGGCTTCAACGACAAGAAGAACGCGGGCACCTACCGGCCGGAAGGACTCAAGGCCTACGAGGCCGGCGTCAAGGGACGCCTGCTGGACAACCGCCTGCAGCTGGCCGCCAGCTACTTCTACTACGACTACACTGACATGCAGCTGACCGCGACCGTGTGCACCAGTCCCGATCCGACCTCGTGCGGTTCGGTGACCACCAACGCCGCGAATTCGACGGTCAAGGGCCTGGAGCTGGAAGCGACTGCCATGATCGGCGAGAATGGCACGCTGCGCGCGAACGCCGCCCTGACCCGGGCGCGCTTCGATGCCTATCGCCCGAACGCGACGCGCGACTGGTCCGGCGAGTCGCTGGACCGTGCGCCGGAAACGACGCTGGGACTGGGCTACACCCATTACTTCCCGCTCGATAGCGGCGCCGAGCTGTCGGCGACGGTGGGCACGCGTTACTCGGCCGCCTACCTGATCAGCGACCCGTCGGCCGGCATCCGCTATCGCCAGCCGTCGCACACCAAGTCCGAGCTGACGCTCGGCTACCGCGCGCCGGGCGACCGCTACACCATCCAGCTGTTCGCCAAGAACCTCGAAAACGAGATCACGATCGAAAGCCGCGTGCCGGGTTCGTTCTTCGTCGGCGATCCACGCACCTTCGGACTGCGGGCCTCGACCACGTTCTGA
- a CDS encoding response regulator transcription factor produces the protein MNHAACTPVVHVVDDDDNFRMSIQGLLAACGHAVRGYDSAEAYLSDAPAGHGCVLLDVNMPGLSGLELQARLRAHGNGRPIIFLTGHGDIPMTVQALRAGAETVLTKPVSRNSLLEAIALALRHDLVWQEQADKERELLAAFDRLTPRELEIFERVMAGLLNKQIAYETQTAERTVKAHRSQIMHKLGTRSLPELTRLYDRYRELQARAGNPAP, from the coding sequence ATGAATCACGCAGCATGCACGCCCGTCGTCCACGTGGTCGACGACGATGATAACTTCAGGATGTCGATCCAGGGACTGCTGGCGGCATGCGGCCATGCCGTGCGCGGCTACGACAGCGCCGAAGCCTACCTGTCCGACGCGCCAGCCGGCCATGGCTGCGTGCTGCTGGACGTGAACATGCCGGGCCTCTCCGGCCTCGAACTGCAGGCGCGCCTGCGCGCGCACGGCAATGGGCGGCCGATCATCTTCCTGACCGGGCATGGCGATATCCCGATGACGGTGCAGGCCTTGCGTGCCGGCGCCGAAACCGTCCTGACCAAGCCGGTCTCGAGAAACTCGCTGCTGGAGGCGATCGCGCTGGCCCTGCGCCACGACCTGGTGTGGCAAGAGCAAGCCGACAAGGAAAGGGAGCTGCTGGCGGCGTTCGACCGGCTGACGCCGCGCGAGCTGGAGATCTTCGAGAGGGTGATGGCCGGTTTGCTCAACAAGCAGATCGCCTACGAAACGCAAACCGCGGAGCGCACGGTCAAGGCGCACCGCAGCCAGATCATGCACAAGCTGGGAACGCGTTCCCTGCCCGAGCTGACCCGGCTCTACGATCGGTACCGCGAACTGCAGGCCCGCGCGGGCAATCCCGCACCGTAG
- a CDS encoding ATP-binding protein yields MSGFVEAVTDQLTAENARAVVLTEFLPSQVDRRLAIDWMNKRFSGVRFDAVVVYGAPQLAFALEARAALWGDIPIVFGGVSAANMPSLDGQRAVYGQIMQDGIEPTLRLASQLFPGPRHMAVLGPEPGDPMRPDFWELVDRHHAQLVIERLVGLDDSKLRQRIASLPPGSLLALTGPVRDAGTQQIISTRTMRELLALSPVPVFSGTPELFGRGIVGGAEYSATLLGTGVGRLLVRILLQRDPPSEPVTPASPPIVRVDWRVAERLDIDSRRIPATAVVEFRPPDLWDAYRVQVLVGVGVLLLQSSLLAALLFERRQRRRAQRDATQRLAELAHQQRLNAVGALSLTLAHELNQPLGAILANAETVEVLLERDPVPRAEVRDALDRIHAANGFATRILANLRRMVRKMPQPVDLVAVDDLLADTALMLRPEAQRRQVQFVLRPGAPGIRVRADRAQLEQVILNLALNAMDAMQDTPQSMRMVEVSSSFDAAARKATVTVLDRGHGLDASQAAQVFDSFHTTKPDGLGLGLSIAKGLVQGHGGSLQAAAREGGGARFSFQLPAILEQPEHTP; encoded by the coding sequence TTGAGCGGATTCGTCGAAGCCGTGACGGATCAGCTAACCGCGGAGAATGCCCGCGCCGTCGTCCTGACGGAATTCCTGCCGTCGCAGGTGGACCGGCGCCTGGCGATCGACTGGATGAACAAGCGCTTCTCCGGCGTGCGATTCGACGCCGTGGTGGTGTACGGCGCCCCGCAACTCGCATTCGCACTGGAAGCCCGCGCTGCCTTGTGGGGCGATATTCCGATCGTCTTCGGTGGCGTATCTGCCGCCAACATGCCATCCCTGGATGGCCAGCGCGCCGTCTACGGACAGATCATGCAGGACGGGATCGAACCGACCCTCCGCCTGGCCTCGCAGCTGTTTCCCGGCCCCCGCCACATGGCCGTCCTCGGTCCGGAACCAGGCGATCCCATGCGTCCCGATTTCTGGGAGCTGGTCGACCGCCACCATGCACAGTTGGTGATCGAGCGCCTCGTCGGGCTGGACGACAGCAAGCTTCGCCAACGGATCGCATCGCTCCCCCCGGGCTCGCTGCTGGCCCTGACGGGGCCGGTACGCGATGCCGGCACCCAGCAAATCATCAGTACGCGCACCATGCGCGAACTGCTGGCGCTGAGCCCGGTCCCCGTCTTCAGCGGCACGCCGGAGCTGTTCGGCCGCGGCATCGTGGGCGGCGCCGAATATTCCGCAACGCTGCTGGGGACCGGGGTTGGCCGCCTGCTGGTGCGCATCCTGCTGCAGCGCGACCCGCCATCGGAGCCGGTCACGCCTGCCAGCCCGCCCATCGTGCGCGTGGACTGGCGGGTAGCCGAGCGGCTGGATATCGACTCCCGACGCATCCCCGCCACCGCGGTGGTCGAATTCCGCCCGCCGGACCTGTGGGACGCCTACCGCGTACAGGTCCTCGTCGGCGTCGGCGTGCTGCTGCTGCAATCGTCGCTGCTGGCCGCATTGCTGTTCGAACGACGGCAACGGCGGCGCGCCCAGCGCGACGCCACGCAGCGGCTGGCGGAACTGGCGCACCAGCAGCGGCTCAATGCCGTGGGCGCCCTGTCGCTGACACTGGCGCATGAACTCAACCAGCCGCTGGGCGCCATCCTCGCCAATGCCGAGACGGTGGAAGTGCTGCTGGAACGCGATCCGGTTCCCAGGGCCGAGGTGCGCGATGCCCTCGATCGCATCCACGCCGCGAACGGGTTCGCGACGCGAATCCTCGCGAACCTGAGGCGCATGGTCAGGAAGATGCCGCAGCCGGTCGACCTGGTGGCGGTGGACGACCTGCTGGCCGACACCGCGCTGATGCTGCGCCCCGAGGCGCAGCGACGCCAGGTACAGTTCGTGCTGCGGCCTGGCGCGCCGGGCATCCGCGTGCGCGCGGATCGGGCGCAACTCGAACAGGTCATTCTGAACCTGGCGCTCAATGCCATGGATGCGATGCAGGACACGCCCCAGTCCATGCGCATGGTGGAGGTATCCTCGAGCTTCGATGCGGCCGCGCGCAAGGCGACGGTGACGGTGCTCGACCGTGGCCACGGGCTGGATGCGAGCCAGGCCGCCCAGGTATTCGATTCATTCCATACGACCAAGCCCGACGGCCTCGGGCTTGGCCTGAGCATCGCGAAAGGGCTGGTCCAGGGGCACGGCGGCTCCCTGCAGGCGGCCGCGCGCGAAGGCGGTGGCGCGCGTTTCTCGTTCCAGCTGCCCGCCATCCTCGAACAACCGGAGCACACTCCATGA
- a CDS encoding SIMPL domain-containing protein (The SIMPL domain is named for its presence in mouse protein SIMPL (signalling molecule that associates with mouse pelle-like kinase). Bacterial member BP26, from Brucella, was shown to assemble into a channel-like structure, while YggE from E. coli has been associated with resistance to oxidative stress.) has protein sequence MALSKSLVVAALVLAFSAAHAQSLPSPATSGTMVVVPAFGEVKHANDQAIITFAVEEHDKDKNAAADRVNRKMKEGTEIVRRADPNAELKTQGYYTYPVYPEVPPQPVGRTTQQPVKPVPIAWRVGQYLEVKTTNLAALPKTAAAAQKVLQINGVNFGLSPELLKRLDDQRIAATYQNLNERIVSIAKAMGRQPTDAVLDTVDFEGSGNYAGDAAAPQAMMMRSAKREMADEMSEPSFEPGETTLQMRVVGKVKFK, from the coding sequence ATGGCCCTTTCAAAATCCCTCGTCGTCGCCGCCCTGGTCCTGGCCTTCAGCGCCGCCCATGCGCAATCCCTGCCGTCGCCGGCCACCAGCGGCACCATGGTCGTGGTCCCGGCCTTCGGCGAGGTGAAGCACGCCAACGACCAGGCCATCATTACCTTCGCGGTCGAAGAGCACGACAAGGACAAGAATGCCGCCGCCGACCGCGTCAACCGCAAGATGAAGGAGGGCACCGAGATCGTGCGCCGCGCCGATCCGAATGCCGAACTCAAGACCCAGGGCTATTACACCTACCCGGTCTACCCGGAAGTGCCGCCGCAACCGGTCGGCCGCACCACCCAGCAGCCGGTCAAGCCGGTGCCGATCGCCTGGCGCGTCGGCCAGTACCTCGAGGTGAAGACCACCAACCTGGCCGCGCTGCCGAAGACCGCCGCCGCGGCCCAGAAGGTCTTGCAGATCAATGGCGTGAACTTTGGCCTGAGCCCGGAACTGTTGAAGCGCCTGGACGACCAACGCATCGCCGCCACCTACCAGAACCTGAACGAGCGCATCGTCTCGATCGCCAAGGCCATGGGCCGCCAGCCGACCGACGCCGTGCTCGATACGGTCGACTTCGAAGGTTCGGGCAACTATGCCGGAGATGCCGCAGCGCCGCAGGCCATGATGATGCGCAGCGCCAAGCGCGAGATGGCCGACGAGATGTCGGAACCGAGCTTCGAACCGGGCGAAACCACGCTGCAGATGCGCGTGGTGGGCAAGGTCAAGTTCAAGTAA
- the pssA gene encoding CDP-diacylglycerol--serine O-phosphatidyltransferase codes for MPTFPRRRTPGTTPKGPRFSRLKKRFGRRAEDRQVGERGRGIYLLPNAFTTAALFCGFYAIVMAMNQRFEHACWAVFIAMILDGLDGRIARLTNTQSEFGAQFDSLADMVSFGAAPALVIYEWSLRGLGKLGWIAAFIYCACAALRLARFNTNIQVVDKRFFQGLPSPAAAALVIGFIMMMIDPDISVSARKVDWVSWCIAVFAGLTMVSNVPFYSFKDINFKKSVPFIAVFLIALVLALLAIDPPKVLWPIFVVYGLSGYAVYVWRKAKGKPVSIIPLDDEPDDGVRR; via the coding sequence ATGCCAACCTTTCCACGAAGAAGAACACCAGGGACAACGCCAAAGGGACCACGATTTTCCCGCCTGAAGAAGCGTTTCGGGCGCCGCGCCGAAGACCGCCAGGTCGGCGAGCGCGGCCGCGGCATTTACCTGTTGCCGAACGCCTTCACCACCGCGGCCCTGTTCTGCGGTTTCTATGCCATCGTGATGGCGATGAACCAGCGTTTCGAGCATGCGTGCTGGGCCGTTTTCATCGCCATGATCCTCGACGGCCTGGACGGACGCATCGCGCGCCTGACCAATACCCAGTCCGAGTTCGGCGCCCAGTTCGACAGCCTGGCCGACATGGTGTCGTTCGGGGCTGCGCCGGCGCTGGTGATCTATGAATGGTCGCTGCGCGGCCTGGGCAAGCTGGGCTGGATCGCGGCCTTCATCTATTGCGCCTGCGCCGCGCTGCGCCTGGCGCGCTTCAACACCAATATCCAGGTGGTGGACAAGCGCTTCTTCCAGGGCTTGCCGAGTCCGGCCGCCGCGGCCCTGGTGATCGGCTTCATCATGATGATGATCGACCCTGACATCAGCGTCAGCGCGCGCAAGGTGGACTGGGTGTCGTGGTGTATCGCCGTGTTCGCCGGCCTGACCATGGTGTCGAATGTGCCGTTCTACAGTTTCAAGGACATCAACTTTAAAAAGTCGGTGCCGTTCATCGCGGTCTTCCTGATCGCGCTGGTGCTGGCGCTGCTGGCGATCGATCCGCCCAAGGTGCTGTGGCCGATCTTCGTCGTGTATGGCCTGTCGGGCTATGCCGTGTACGTCTGGCGCAAGGCCAAGGGCAAACCGGTCAGCATCATCCCGCTCGACGACGAGCCGGACGATGGGGTGCGGCGTTGA
- a CDS encoding alpha/beta hydrolase translates to MKWLATVALAATALAVAGALSACSPLSLVNAISPGGTDRSVETTAFGPNPRHNLSIYRPAQGAHKSPVIVFFYGGNWVSGERDDYEFVGRSLAARGFVVVIPDVRLYPQAGYPGFLDDSARAVAWTARRIAEHGGDPGRIFVMGHSAGAYNAAMVALDPRWLRKQGTAPSILRGWIGLAGPYNFLPIENETTRKVFPYPDTRPDSQPINHVSAIAPPALLIAARNDRTVEPVRNSGAMADRLRATGVPVREAVYDNVNHATLVATLSSSLRRLAPTLDAVEDFVRSDGGRTAARPDQGR, encoded by the coding sequence ATGAAGTGGCTGGCAACGGTTGCGCTGGCCGCCACCGCGCTGGCCGTGGCAGGCGCCCTGAGCGCCTGCTCGCCGCTATCCCTGGTCAATGCGATCTCTCCCGGCGGCACCGACCGCTCGGTGGAAACCACGGCGTTCGGTCCCAACCCGCGCCACAACCTCTCGATCTACCGCCCCGCGCAAGGCGCGCACAAGTCGCCAGTGATCGTGTTTTTCTACGGCGGCAACTGGGTCAGCGGTGAGCGCGACGATTATGAGTTCGTCGGCCGTTCGCTGGCCGCGCGCGGTTTCGTGGTGGTGATCCCGGACGTGCGCCTGTATCCGCAAGCCGGCTATCCGGGCTTCCTCGACGACAGCGCGCGCGCCGTGGCCTGGACCGCGCGCCGGATCGCGGAGCATGGCGGCGACCCCGGGCGCATCTTTGTCATGGGCCACAGTGCCGGCGCCTACAATGCGGCGATGGTGGCGCTCGATCCGCGCTGGTTGCGCAAGCAGGGCACGGCGCCATCCATCCTGCGCGGTTGGATCGGCCTGGCTGGCCCCTATAATTTCCTGCCGATCGAGAACGAAACGACGCGCAAGGTGTTTCCTTATCCCGACACCCGTCCTGATTCGCAGCCGATCAACCACGTCAGCGCGATTGCCCCGCCGGCGCTGCTGATCGCCGCGCGCAACGACAGGACGGTGGAGCCGGTGCGCAATAGCGGCGCAATGGCCGACAGGCTGCGCGCCACGGGCGTGCCGGTGCGCGAGGCGGTGTATGACAACGTCAACCACGCGACCCTGGTCGCCACGCTGTCGTCGTCGCTGCGCCGCCTGGCGCCGACCCTGGATGCGGTCGAGGACTTCGTGCGCAGCGATGGTGGACGGACGGCGGCGCGGCCGGACCAGGGACGGTAA
- the bamE gene encoding outer membrane protein assembly factor BamE domain-containing protein: protein MNKISKLTTLGAALLLAGCAMGPAPVPGDSQDVVQSKRGTPTAVYTDGAARTLEYATGPMGQYTWMAHLGPDGRLTSYEQVLTSEKFATIKVDQATKDQVLRTVGRPAERSHVAMQDYEVWSYRYKEAGVWNSLMHVHFDGQGVVRQMMNGPDPMYEPRDRGRW, encoded by the coding sequence ATGAACAAGATAAGCAAATTGACAACGCTGGGCGCCGCCCTGCTGCTTGCCGGCTGCGCCATGGGCCCGGCGCCGGTGCCTGGCGACTCGCAGGACGTGGTCCAGTCCAAGCGGGGCACGCCGACGGCGGTCTATACCGACGGCGCGGCGCGCACCCTCGAGTACGCCACCGGCCCCATGGGCCAGTACACCTGGATGGCGCACCTCGGTCCGGATGGTCGCCTGACGTCCTACGAGCAGGTGCTTACAAGCGAGAAATTTGCCACCATTAAAGTCGACCAGGCCACCAAGGACCAGGTGCTGCGCACCGTCGGTCGCCCCGCCGAGCGTTCGCACGTCGCCATGCAGGACTATGAAGTGTGGTCATATCGCTACAAAGAAGCCGGTGTGTGGAATTCGCTGATGCATGTCCACTTCGACGGCCAGGGCGTGGTGCGCCAAATGATGAACGGGCCGGATCCGATGTACGAGCCGAGGGACCGCGGCCGCTGGTAA
- the rpsO gene encoding 30S ribosomal protein S15: MSVENINKAAIIADNARGQNDTGSPEVQVALLTARINELNGHFKAHQKDHHSRRGLIMMVNRRKSLLAYLKNKDLNRYRDLIAKLGLRK, from the coding sequence ATGTCGGTTGAAAACATCAACAAAGCCGCAATCATCGCGGACAACGCACGTGGCCAGAACGATACCGGTTCGCCGGAAGTCCAGGTCGCACTGCTGACCGCACGCATCAACGAACTGAACGGCCACTTCAAGGCACACCAGAAAGATCACCACTCGCGTCGTGGCCTGATCATGATGGTCAACCGCCGCAAGAGCCTGCTGGCTTACCTGAAGAACAAGGACCTGAATCGTTATCGCGACCTGATCGCCAAGCTGGGCCTGCGTAAGTAA